GCGCGACGATCAGGACCTCGAGATGGGAGATCGCCGGCACGATCGCAAACAGATAGACGGCGACAACGACGATGGCGACCAGCGACCACATGCCAAAACTGCGAATGAAGCGCGCCGGCTCATCCTGCGCGGCAAAGAACGAGCAGGCCACCGCCGCCATCATCGGCGCCGATGCGCCGTCCGGCCAGCCGGTGCCGATCCAGAACGCGCAGCAGATCAGGATCGCCGTCGCAGCACCTGCCGCCGACCACAGCGCGAGGCCGCGGTCCCTGTGGCGCACGGGCGCTGCGCCCGCCTCCGAATGGAAGGCGAGATCGAGCGTCGAGACATTGCGGCCATCGGCAATCGCCTCGGTCAGCGCGCGGCAGTCGCGCGAGAGGTCGACCAGCTCGCGCAGCCGCAACAACAGGCTGGTGGTGATGATCCGCTCCCAGGAGGCGCTGCCATCGAGCACCGCCTGCCGCTCCGCGATCATGGCGCGGATGCGTTCCGCCGGCTGGCGCGCGCCGACGTCGCTCGTGATCCATTGCGCGAGATCCTCCAGCAGGCGCTTCAGCTCGGGCTGCCGGCGCAACGCCTCCTCGCCCAGCGCCGCGAGCCGATCCTCCAGCGAGGCGATCACGGGCAGCAGCATCAGCATGCGCAGCCGGATTTCACCAAGGCCGGTCACGGCATTGCGATCGGTCAGCCGGTCATAGGCGAGATGCGTGGAGAGCGTATCGATCTCGACGATGTCGGTCGCGAGCTTGAGGCGCCGGCCGCGGCGCGTTTCGCTCGTTCCCTGCCGCAGCAGCACCGCCTCGCTCAGGCGCTGCGCGTCCGACAGCCAGGTGTCGACCCGATGGGCGACGGCCGGCGCGACGCTGCGCGGGAAGACGATGGTGGAGACGAGGCTGGCGCAGATGATGCCGAGCGAAATCTCCTCGACCCGCGCCACGGCGATGTCGAAGATGGCACCGGGCTCGGAGACCGAGGGAAAGCCGATCAAGGCGACCGTATATCCGGCCAGCATGAAGACGTAGCTGCGCGGCGTGCCGTCGAGCAGAGACAAATAGAGGCAGAGTCCCACCCAGAGCGCGATCGCAAGGCTCAGCAGTTCCGGCGCGTCGATCAGGTGCGGCACCAGCGCCACCGTCATGGTCGCGCCGACCAGCGTGCCGATCACGCGGAAGAAGGCCTTCGAGCTGGTCGCGCCCGCGAGCGGCTGCGAGGTGATGTAGACGGTTGCCATCGCCCAATAGGGCCGCGGCAGGTCCATGGCCAGCGCGATGACGAGCGCCAGCATCGACGCGGCGAACGTCTTCAAAGCAAAAATCAGGTCCGCGTGGCGGACCAGGAACGGCTCATCGGCGCGCATGGCTACTTCGCCTCTGGGCCTGTCTTAACGTCCTGCAGACGGCTGGCCCGCTGTTCGATGCGCTGAAGAGTCTCGAAGGTTATCGCAAGTTCCTCGGGCTCGATATCCCTCAGCAAGCTCGCGCGCACCCGGCGCAGCACCCGGTTGGTCTCCTCGACCTTGGCCGCGCCCGCTTTCGTGAGGTGGAGCGTTTTGGCACGGCGGTCGGTCGGGTCCTCCCGGCGTTCGACCAGGCCCTCGGCCTGAAGCAGATCGATCAGGCGCACCAGCGACGGCCCTTCGATGCCGAGTTCGTCCGCGAGAACACCCTGGCGGACGTTCTCGCCCTGGCGCGACAGCAACAGCAGCGGGATAGCGGTCGCATAGGACAAGCCGTGCTCGGACAGCGCAGAATCCGACTCGCGCCGCCACATCCGCCCCAAGCGCGTGATCAGCCGGCCGATCTCGGCATAGATGAAGCCTTGCGAGGGTGCCATGCAAATTAGATAGGACGCGAACTATTAGTTTGCAACTATATACTCCCCATCGCGGCGGCGATCACGCAGAAGCGAACGAGGACAGATGCCATGGGACCGGGTTCCCCGGCACATGCAGCCGAGACGATGGCCGGTCACAGCGCGCTGACGCTGGTCCCGACCTTCATCGTCGTGGCCGTGGACGCCACCGGCATGGGCATCATCCTGCCATTGCTGCCGTTCTATTCGCAGCGGCTCGGCGCAACGCCCTTCGTGCTCGGCGCGCTGATCTCGGTCTATGCGGTGTGCCAGCTCATTGCAGGGCCCGCGGTCGGGATACTCTCGGACCGTTACGGCCGGCGGAAGGTGCTCGTGGTGAGCCAGATCGGGACACTGATCGGATTCGTCCTGCTCGCGCTCGCCGGCAATCTGACGCTGGTGTTCCTGGCCCGCATCATCGACGGCCTGACATCAGGCAACATCTCGGTCGCCCACGCCTATGCCGCCGAGCACAGCGCGCCGGCGACGCGCAAACAGGCGCTCGGCATGACCAGCGGTGCGATCGGCACCGGGCTGCTCCTCGGCCCGGCGCTGTCGAGCTTCCTCGTGCACTACGGCCAGACCGCGCCCGTGTGGGCCGCGGCTGCGCTCTCGCTGATCAGCATCTTTGCGACCATCGCCCTGCTCCCGCCTGACCATCCCGCCGTCGAACCACTCTACCAGCACCGCGTGCCCGAGCCCACGCTGACCCGCAGCCTGCTCGGCATGCGCTACGCCTCGCGCCTGCTCGGCCTCCTCATCGTGTTCTTCTTCGTCAACTCGATGTTCCTGTCGCAGATCGGCCTGTTCCTGTCGGCGCGGTTCTCCTGGGAGGGACATGCCTTCGGCGCGCGCGAACTTGGATGGATCTTTGCCTATGCCGGCTTCATCAACATGGTGGTCCAGGGCCTCTTGATCACCCGCGCCAACATCATCGCCTCCGATCGCTCGATCGTCATGGCGGCGTTCGCCTGCATGGGGCTTGGCTTTGCAGGCCTTGGGGCCGAGAACAATGTCGGCCTGCTCGCGGTCAACCTGACGCTGATCATCGTCGGCACGATGTTCGCGCGGAGCACGCTGACAGCGGAGCTGTCGCGCTCGACCGCGATCAACCGCCAGGGCATGATCATGGGCCTCAATCAGTCGCTGATGTCAGGCGCGAACATCAGCGCCCCGCTGGTCAGCGGCGCGCTGATCGGTCACCGGCTGTTCGTGGCGTGGGCGCTTGTCATGGCCGCGATCGCGGCGATTGGCGCAGCGCTGGCTGGTCAGCTGCTCGATACGCCGCGGACGCGATAGGATAGATCAAGCTAAGCGCGCGATGCTCACCTCTCCCTTCGGGAGAGGTGAAAGCAGCCCTCGCCTCACTTCACCACGTAGACGTCCGGATCGGCGCTCGAGCTCGGGTTCTTGAAGGCATTGCGCAGGGCCGGCGACATCGGGACGTTGTAGTTGATGCCGTTCGGCGGCGTCGGCGATTCCAGCCAGCGCTTATAGAGCGCTTCGATCTCCGGGCTGGCGTAGAGCTCCGCCGTGGCGCCATCGGCGAGCGCCTTGAACGGTGCATCCTCCCTCCGCAGCATGATCCCGAAGGGCTCGGCCTTCGCAAACGTCTCCTCGCTGATCATGAATTGCCCCGGCTCCTTCGAGCGCGCAATGGCGACCGCGAGCTGGACGTCGTCGAGCGCATAAGCCTGGGCACGGTCGGTTTCCAGCAGCAGGAACGCCTCGGCCTGATCCACAGCCGGCATGATCTTGATGCCGAGATTGCGCTCGGTGTTGACCTTGGCGAGTTGGTTCAGGTTGACCGAGCCCGCCACCGCCGTGACCGCCTTGCCCTTGAGATCATCGATGGTGTTGATCTTGGCGGCCTTCTTGGCCGCGAACCGCGTCGCGCTGAGGAAGTGCGTGTTGGTGAAGGCGACCTGCTTCTGGCGGTCGGCGTTGTTGGTGGTCGCCGAGCAGTGCAGGTCGAGCGTGCCGTTGACCATCAGCGGAATGCGGTTCGAGGACGTCACGGCGACATAGTCGACGGCGATGTCGGGCATGGCGAGCTGCTTCTTCACCGCGTCGACGATCTTGAGGCAGATATCCATGGCGAAGCCGACCGGCTTCTGGTTGCCGTCGAGATAGCTGAACGGGACCGAGGCCTCCTGATAGCCCAGCGCGATCTTCTTGGTCTCCTTGATCTTCTGGAGCGTGCCGGTGAGGTCCTCGGCTGAGGCTGCGCCTGCAAGGCATGTCAGGGCGAGGACAAGGGTGGGAAGACGCATCGGGGGCTCCTCAAGGGGGTCATCGGCCGCGTCGGCGCGCAGCCGCGCGTGTGATAACCCAGAGCCGGACCGATCACCAGACGAGGTTCCGCTTATCAGCTATCGCGCTTTTGTATCGGCCCGGCCGCGCGGAGCGCCCTGCCCTAGTCGCAGGTGAGCTGCTGCTCGAACCAGCCGGACAGGCGCTCCGACAGCGGCGGCCACATCCGCTGGAAATTCGTGTAGCGGCCGACATTGGCGCGGTACATCACCCGCAACTCCTGCTCGATCGCGGGCAAGTCTACACCCGTGCAGACGCCATCCCTCACGATCGTCTGGCCGCCCACGACGACCTCGTTGACCAGCGATGCATTGCCGCGTGCAAACAGCAGCGCCATGGGATCGACGGGCATGATCCGGTCGCGATCGAGCCGGTCGAGATCGATCACGACATAGTCGGCGGGGTGACCGGCGACGAGCTCGCCGCTTCCGGGCGCGCCGGTGGCGCGGCGACCATTGCGGATGGCGAGCGCAAACATCTCGGCCGGCGTCCAGGCCGGCTTGAAGCCGACGCCGCCATGGACCAGCTGCACAAGCCGCATCTCGCGCAGGATGTCGTCGTCCTCGTCCAGCGCCAGCCCGTCGACACCAACGGCGATGGCGCAGCCGCATCTGCGTGCGGCGGCGATCGGAGCGAGCCCCGAGCGCAGATGCATGTTCGAGCTGAAATTGGTGACGATGCGCGCACCTGACGCCGCGATCATCTCGATCTCGTCCGGGCGGGCGTGGATGCAGTGCGCCAGCGTCAGCCGGTCGGAGAGGAAGCCGATGTCACGCAGCCACCGCACCATGTCCGGAAAATTCTGGTCGGCCCAGGCGCGCTGATGCACGGTCTCCAAGAGATGCATGTGAATGCGGCGGCCGGTCAGTGCCGAATTCTCCGCCACCGCCTCCAGCAGCGGCTTCGAGCACCATTGCACGCCGGCGGGACCGAGCTGCACGTCCACCATCGGTCCCGCGATGGCAGCGGCAATGGCGTCGGTCAACTCGATATAGGCCTTCGGCGACATCGGCGCGCGGACGAAGAGGTCTTCGATGGTCTTGCGGTCGTCGCCGGGAAGAGACGAGAGCACCGGCCCGGCATCACCGTACACGATCGGATTCTGGTCGCGCACTGCGATCGCAAAGGCCATGCGGATGCCGACGTCCGATGCCGCTCTCGCAACTGCCCTGGCTTCATCGAGCAAAGGCATCGTCCCGCTCGGTCTCGTATAATGCACCATCATGGCGGCGCAGCCGGCCTTGGCCGAACGCGCCAGCGCGGACGCCGCGGTCAGATACGGATCGACCGGCGTGCCGAGTACCGTCCGCAATATCCAGCTTTCGAGGGGGCATGCCGACCGCACCGAAGGACGACGCGGTGGCACGAGCGTGGTCGTGCGCGTTGACGAAGGCCGGAATGACGAAGGATCGTGGGCCGCTGGCAGGCCCCGCTCCTTCCGAGATGCCGGTGATGACGCCGCCGTCGTGCCGCAGCACGACATTGTCGCTGATAGCTTGGTCGGGGCCACGAAACAGGCTGGTTGCCGAAATCTCCGTGGCCATGACCGTCCCTCCGAAATTCAGTTGGCAGTATACACCAACTCCCGCTCCGTGCGCGGCGGCAGGAATTCGCGCGAGAAGACCTCCGCCGGGGTCGGGGCACGGGCGAGCTGATAGCCCTCGACCACGATGCCGATGGCGCGCGTCATGCGGTCGTCCTTGATATCGCCGATACCGATCTCCTTCATCTCCGGCGAGACGATCAGCTTGTCGAAGGAATATTGCAGCCGGCGCTTCTCGACGGCGACGTCGATCAGATTGTCGTAGTTCAGCGCCGCCTTCATGCCGGCATTCTGGTCTTTGGCGACCGCGATGGCGCCCTTGTTGATGGCGCGGACGAGGCCGGCCACGGCCTTCGGGTTCGACGCGATCAGCTTCTTGGAGACCATGACGCCGTTGGAATAGAGGTCGAGGCCGTACTCACCGAACGAGAACCATTTGAAGTCCTTGTCCGGGTCCTGGCGGTTGAGCACGAGGTTGAAGTAGCTGGTGATGTTGAACACGAGGGCGGCATCGATGTCGCCCTTGATCAGCATCGGCTCCTGCAGGTTCGGGGCCATGTTGGAGATCTTGATCTTCTCGCCGTCGAGCCCGTTCTTGCGGGTGAACACGGGCAAGAGCCGCGTGGTCGGCGTGCCCTGCGCGCCGCCGAGGGTGTGGCCCTCGAAATCCTTGATGGTGTTGATGCCGCTGGTCTTCTTGGCGACGATCGCGAATGGCGGCTGGTTCCACATCATGTAGACCATGACGGGCGCCTCCTGCGGCTTGGTCGAGGCGTTCTGGATGATGGCGTTGACGTCGCCGAAGCCGGCGTCGTAGGCGCCCGACATCACGCGCGTGACGGTGGCGCCGGAGCCCTCGCCCTGGTCGATGATGACGTTGAGGCCTTCCTCCTTGAAGAAGCCGTTGTCCTTGGCGTAGAAGAACGCGGCGTCGCTGCCTTGCGTCTTCCAGCCCAGCGTGAACTTGATGGTGGTTTCCTCGGCCGTGGCGGCGCCTGCGGACAGGGCCAGTCCCAGCAGCGCGACAGTTACTTTTCTCAACATCGAGACCTCCTCAGCTTCGTTGCGTGACGGTTCGGGATTTCAGGTGGCGATGACGTCGTTCTTGCGCGTGGCCCAGCCGGTGACCTGCCCCTCGATCAGCGAGAACACCACGTAGAGCGCGACGCCGAGACCGGCGAGCACGAACAGGCCGGCGAACACCAGCGGCACGTTGAAATTCGAGGACGCGGTCATCATGACGTTGCCGATGCCGCGGTTGGAGGCGACGGTCTCCGACAGCACCGCGCCGACGAAAGCATAGGAGATCGCGACCTTCAGCGAAGCGAAGAAGAACGGCATGGTTCTGGGCAGACCGACATTCCAGAGAATGTCGGTCTTGCTGGCGCCGAGGGCCTTCAAGACGTCCTCGAGCTCGGGCTCGGTGGTCGCAAGGCCCGTGGCGATGTTGACCACGATCGGGAAGAAGCAGATCGACAGCGCGGTCAGCACCGCCGGCACGGTGCCGGAGCCGAACCACAGCACAAAGATCGGCACCACCGCGACCTTGGGGATTGAGGAGAAACCGATCAGCAGCGGATAGCAGGTGTCATAGGCTGTCCTGGAGACGCCGATGATGGCGCCGAGGGCGACACCGAGAGCGACGCCAAGGACGAAGCCGAACATGGTGGTGGCGAGCGTCTGCACGATGTGCGGCCACAGCACCGGGAAGCGCTGCACCAGCGTCACGAACACCTGCGAGGGCCGTGGCAGTACCAGGTCCGACATACCCGTCATCAGGCAGAACAATTCCCAGGCGACGAAGAACAGCACGATCAGTCCCGCCGACCACGCCTTCTGCCTGACATCGATCCCGAACATCAGCCTGCCCCCTGCTCAGCCGCGCTGCGCGCATCCTCGATGAAGGCGCGCAGCTTCTGGTTCAGCGCGACGAAATCCGGCTCGAACGTCATGGCGACGGTGCGCGGCCGCGCGAACTCGACGCGGCTGTCGTCGAGAATGCGGCCGGGACGCGCGCTCATCACGCAGATGCGGCTGGCAAGGAAGCCGGCCTCGCGCAAATCGTGCGTCACCAGCAGCACGGTCGGCTTGTGCGTCATCCAGAGGTTCTGGAGGATCGCCCACAGCTCCTCGCGTGTGAACTGATCGAGCGCGCCGAAAGGCTCATCGAGCAGCAGCATACGCGGCTCGTGGATCAGCGCGCGGCAGAGATTGGCGCGCTGGAGCATGCCGCCGGAGAGCTGCCAGGGATAACGGTTGCCGAAGCCCTTGAGGCCGACCTGCTCCAGCAGTGCGTTGGCCTTGTCGCGAAACTCGGTCTTGCGCAGTCTGCGGAAGTTCGAGCGGAACGGCTCGACGATCTTCAGCGGCAGCATGATGTTCCGCTCGATCGTCATCCACGGCAGCATGGTCGGGTTCTGGAAGGCCATGCCGACCCGCATCGCCCGCGCCGCCACCTCGCGGCCGCCGACGATGACGACGCCGCTGGTCGGCTGCACCAGGCCGCTGACGAGACGCAAAATGGTCGATTTGCCGCATCCGGACGGGCCGACCAGTGCGACAAACTCGCCATCGGCGATCCGCAAGCTGGTCTTCGACAGAGCGGGCACGGCGCGATCGCCGCGCCCGAAGGTCACGGAGGCCTCGGACAGCTCGATTGCGGTGACGGCGGTGCCTTCGGGAACGGGCCGGCCGTCAAACTGGTCGTTAGGTTGCATGCGCATCACAGCCAAAGTGCATGCAAGCTGGATGCCAGCCGTCCATTCCACCAAAATCAATGATTTGACCAATCGACGCGCCGATCGGCCGGATTCGGTTTGGGCAATCCAGGCACCAAACTGCATGCAATTGGTGCGCTGGATTGGCGCAGGTCTATGCTAAAGAGAGCCTTCGACCCTTCCCCTCAAGGATTCGCCGATGGCGGCGCGCCCCACCAGCAAGACTTCTGAATCGTCCGACAAGGTCAGCGTGATCTGCCGCGCGCTCCGGCGTGCGATCATCGAGCAGGCACTCGAGCCTGGCGCCAAGCTGCCGGAGGATTCGCTCGGCGAGCGTTTCGGCGTCAGCCGCACCATTGCCCGCCATGCACTGGGGCAGCTCGCCGCCGAGGGCCTGGTCGAGCTGCGCCGCAACCGCATCGCGGTGGTGGCGACGCCGAGCTGGCAGGAGGCGCGAGATGCCTTCGACATCCGCATCGAGCTCGAGCGCCTTGTCGTCCGCCAGCTCGCGGGCAAGCTGACCAAGCCCCAGATCGCCGAGCTGAACGCCCATGTCGATGCCGAGGACCGCGCGCGCGGCGGCACGGATGCGGTCTCGATCCGACTCGCCACCGAATTCCACATCCTGCTCGCGCAGATGACGAACAGCCCGATCCTGGTGCGTTATGTCAGTGAGGTCGCCTATCGCTGCTGCCTGACGCTGTCGCTCTACAGCCGGCCGCATTCGACCGAATGCGCCATCAATGAGCACCGCGCCATCATCTCGGCGCTCGCCAAGGGCGACGAGGCCAAGGTAATGGACTTGATGCATCATCACCTGGATTCCGTGGCCAATCGCGCGCTGGTCGCCCCCACTCCGCAGCGCGGCCGCGACCTGCTCGATATTCTCGCGCCCTATGCCGACGAGGTGACGAGCGACCGCGTCGTCAAGCTGCCGAAGATTGCGAGAAGAGGTTAGGCTTCGATGCCGCGCTGGACGAGGATGCGCTCGGCACTGTCGTTCCAGACATCCATCTTCACGATCTGCCCGCCCCTCACGACGAAGCGATCGACATAGCGATTGCCCTCGAACGGCGTACCGTCCATCCACTCGCCATAGAGCGTGCCGACGCTGTAGACGACCGTTTCGTCGGCGCCGGGGCAGACGTCGAACCGGTCCATCTTCTTCTTGACCCAGCGATAGCGCTTCGCATTGAAGCCGGTCGGCCCGCGCGGATGATCGAACTCGCGCCCGCCGGTGAACGTGATCACCGTCCCCGGCTTCATATAGGCTGCCGCTGCGTCGGGATCGGGTATCATGGAGGCCGTCAGATAGGCCTCCACGATCTCGGCGTCGGTCATCGGGCGTTCGGCTTTGGCGGGGGTGGACATGACGGGTTCTCCGTGGTGCCGGTACTCTACAATTCAGACCTCAAAGTGCATGCATATTTTTTGGACAGTTTGATGCCTCCACTGCACACAATCTAGAGCTGCCCGCTCCTCCAGCTTCCGCTAGGCTATCACAGCTGAATCCGCCGCCATGACCACCCAAGCCGCCTTCGACCTGATCTTCCGCAACGCGCTGTTGCGCTCATCCGCCGCACCCGTCGATATCGGTGTGAAGAGCGGCCACATTGCCGCGATCGAGCCAAAGCTCGCCTGTGAGGCCGTCGAAATCGATCTCGGCGGGCATCTGACCCTGCCCGGCTTCGTCGACACCCACATTCATCTCGACAAGGCCTGCCTGCTCGGCCGCTGCGGGCACGATCACGGCAGCGTCTCGGAAGCGATCCGTGCCGTGGCCGGCATGAAGAAGGATTTTACCATCAAGGACGTCTACACGCGCGGGGCAAAAGTGCTCGAGCGAGCGATCGTGCACGGCACGACGCGGATGCGCACGCATGTCGAGATCGACCCGCGCATTGGCCTCCGCGGCTTTGAAGCGGTCAAGGCGCTGAAGCGTGACTATGCCTGGGCGATTGACCTGCAGCTCTGCGTCTTCCCGCAGGAAGGCCTGACCAACGATCCCGGCGCCGAGGAGCTGCTGGTCCAGGCGCTGCGCGATGGCGGCGAAGCGGTCGGCGGCTGCCCCTACATGGACACCGACCCGAACGCCCATCTCGCGCGCATCTTCGATCTTGCGCAGGAATTCGACGTCGACGTCGACCTCCATCTCGACTTCGACCTCGATCCCTCCTGGTGGCATCTCGACGAAGTCTGCCGGCAGACCGAGCGGCGCAACTATGGGGGACGCGTCGCGATCGGCCATGCGACAAAGCTCTCGGCATTGCCGCCGGAGCGGCTGAAGGCCGCCACAGCGCAACTGGCGAAAGCGGGCGTTGCCGTCACCGTGTTGCCGGCGACCGATCTCTACCTCATGGGCCGCGAAGCCACCCACAACGCGCCGCGCGGGTTGACGCTGGCCCACAAGCTCGCCGGCGACGGCGTGCTGTGCTCGGTCGCGACCAACAACGTGCTCAATCCCTTCACGCCGTTCGGCGACGCCTCGCTGCTGCGCATGGCGAACTTTTACGCCAATGTCGCGCACGCCGCGGTCAGCGATTTCGACACCTGCCTCGATCTCGTGACCGAGCTGCCGGCCCGGCTGATGAATCTTGGCGACTACGGCATCAAAGTCGGCAACCCTGCCGATCTCGTCGTGCTCGACACCCAAGACAGCCGTTTTGCCATCGCCGAGCTGCCGGATGTCGTGATGGGGTTCAAGCGCGGCCGGCAGACGTTTGAACGGCAGCGCCCGGCACTGTTCCGGCCCGAGCACTGAACCACCGCCGCGCGGTTCCGACGGTAAGATGGTCGGGAGGCGCGCATCCTCATTGCGCTGCATCCATCCGCTTTCGGCTGCAATCGCTCACAAAATCCGAACCCGGTAGAATTCCGGACCGTAGCCGTGCGCATTGCACATTGGGCCTGCAGGATCATACTACAGGGCGCTCTGATCAGCGTTCTCTGAGGAAGTTATGGATTTGTTCAGCGCATTCGGCAGCATCGACTATCAGTCGATTCGGGCCAGCACGCCCGCCGAGACGGCCATCAAGCGATTGAACGGCATCGGCGAAGTACTGTCGGGCCTCGATGTCTCGGCGATCCGGACGGAGGGCGAGATGGCTCACGCGCTCTTGGCGCTCGATACGGCCGACAAGTGCATTCGCGTGATCCTGACCGAGTTCCGCGCCGAGCACAGCACCGAGGTCGTCCGCAAGGCCAAGAGCCTGATCGGCTTGATCGAGCAAGCGCGCGACGAAATTTCCGGCTATGGCGACGGCGGCAACACCCTGGGCCGAACGCGCGCGGTCAGCGCCTGATCTTCGCGAGGATGCGGTCCGCCTCGGTGCGCCAATCGGCGCTGCGGGCGAACTCCTTCGTTCCCTTCGTGCCAAACAGCCCTTCATCGGCGAGATCGGCAACCCACGCCTGGCGCTCGGCCGTGCCCTGCGCCGACCACGGCGTCAGCCCCGCCTCGCGCACGGTCTCGGCGACTTCGCGCACCTCCTCGGCACGGCGGCGGCCGTGCTCGATCACGCGCTGGAAGAAATAGGCGCCCTGCTTCTCCCAATTGATGGCGGGAAACGTTTCCGCCAGCGAAGCCAGCACCGCATCCTCGACGCCATAGGCGCGTGCGGTGGTGAAGCTTTCGATGACCATGGCCTCAAGGCCCTTGATCATGATGCTGCGGCACATCTTGACGGCCGAGGACACACCTAACTTGTCGCTCGCAACCTTCGCCGCAAAGCCGATCGCATTCAGCAGCGGCTCGAGCTCCTTCGCGCCGGGACCACCGAGCAGCAGCGGGACCTTGATGCGATAAGGCGGCACCGAGGTCATGACGGCGCCCTCGACGTAGCGCCCGGCGGCACCGTCGATCAACGCAGCGGCGCGCTGCTTGGCGCCGGGCGAGGCTGAATTGAAATCGAGAAACCAGGTGCCCTGGTTGATCGCGGCCGCGCAGGCCTTTGCGACCGGAACGGCCTGGCTCGCGGTGACGGCAGAGATGATGAAATCGGATTTTACGGTCAGCTCGGCGTGAGACGCCGCGAGCGCCACGCCGTGCTTCGCCGCATGCTCAGTCAGCGGCGCGCCCTGCTCGCCTCCGAGCTTGATGTCATAGGCTGCGACCTTGATGTCCTGCTGGCGCAAATCCTCGGCCAAGATCCTGCCGACCTCGCCATAGCCGACCAGCCCGATCTGCCACCGTCTCGGATCCGCCATCAGTTCAATCCTCGTGTCGTCTCGTCGAACAGCTCCTCGACCGCATAGCGGCGCGGGATCAGCGCCTGCTGGAATGCGTAGTCGACGATCAGCTCCAACGGCTTTCGGTTCGCCTCGATCCCGAACGGTACGAGGTCGGGTGTCGTCGCAACGCCCATCTGCAGCTTGTTCCGCTTGAGCAGATCATAGACGCCCACGACCACATCGGGACGCGATTTCGCGAGGCTGGCGGTCACGACCACGAGATGATTGACCGGGACGACACCGCGCCGCGCGTACCATTTGGCGGCCTCCGCAGAGGGATCGGGGAAGAGCGGCTTCAGCTTGGGATTATCAGACGTCTCACCAAGGACGGCATCGAGCTCGCCGTCGATGAGCATCTGCAAGACCTTCTTGTCCTTTGGCGCGCGCTCGGTGGCATCGACATATTCGGCGACGTGCGGATCCTCGGACGTCACCCAGTTGATCTTGTCGAGGTTGACGCCGTAGTCGTTGGCGAGGATGCCCCTGATCCAAGCGCCGGTCGTCGTCGTGAAGGAGCGGATGCCGACGCGCTTGCCTTCGAGATCGGACGGCCCGAGCAGCCCCTTCGCGGGATTGTAGAGGGCGTAGGCATGCTGGAAGCGGCCGAGCATGGTCGCCGGCAGCAGCACCAGCGGCTTGCCGTGCGCCTTTGCCATCAGATAGGTGACGATCGCCATCTCGCAGACGTCGAAGGCCTGCTCGCGCACCATCGGCTTGAATGCCGTGTTGGTCGGCGTGTACTCGACAAAGTCGAGATCGAAAAGGTCGGAGCGGAGCGCGCCGCTCTTCACCGCCTGGACATGGGGGTGACTGCCGAGCACGGCCTTCAGCTTGAGACGATCCATCCGCCCGCTCCGCTTGCCTTACATGTCCTCGGGATTGTCGACGTAGATGAGACCGGCCTTCGCCAGCGCTTCTCGCATGTTGTACATGTCGAGGCCCAGCTCGCCCGAGGCGAGACGCTTGCGCTTGCCGCCTTCGTCCGCGTTGCGCTTCCTGGCCTTCTCCGCGACCTCGGCCGCATAGCGCTTCGGCACCACGACGACGCCGTCGTCATCGGCGACAATGATGTCGCCGGGATCGACATTGACGCCGGCGCAAACTACGGGAACGTTGACCGAGCCGAGCGTCGCCTTCACCGTGCCCTTGGCCGAAACCGCGCGCGACCACACCGGAAAGTTCATCTCGTGCAGCGCTTTGACGTCGCGGC
This is a stretch of genomic DNA from Bradyrhizobium sp. CB2312. It encodes these proteins:
- a CDS encoding ABC transporter substrate-binding protein; the protein is MLRKVTVALLGLALSAGAATAEETTIKFTLGWKTQGSDAAFFYAKDNGFFKEEGLNVIIDQGEGSGATVTRVMSGAYDAGFGDVNAIIQNASTKPQEAPVMVYMMWNQPPFAIVAKKTSGINTIKDFEGHTLGGAQGTPTTRLLPVFTRKNGLDGEKIKISNMAPNLQEPMLIKGDIDAALVFNITSYFNLVLNRQDPDKDFKWFSFGEYGLDLYSNGVMVSKKLIASNPKAVAGLVRAINKGAIAVAKDQNAGMKAALNYDNLIDVAVEKRRLQYSFDKLIVSPEMKEIGIGDIKDDRMTRAIGIVVEGYQLARAPTPAEVFSREFLPPRTERELVYTAN
- a CDS encoding ABC transporter permease: MFGIDVRQKAWSAGLIVLFFVAWELFCLMTGMSDLVLPRPSQVFVTLVQRFPVLWPHIVQTLATTMFGFVLGVALGVALGAIIGVSRTAYDTCYPLLIGFSSIPKVAVVPIFVLWFGSGTVPAVLTALSICFFPIVVNIATGLATTEPELEDVLKALGASKTDILWNVGLPRTMPFFFASLKVAISYAFVGAVLSETVASNRGIGNVMMTASSNFNVPLVFAGLFVLAGLGVALYVVFSLIEGQVTGWATRKNDVIAT
- a CDS encoding ABC transporter ATP-binding protein; translated protein: MQPNDQFDGRPVPEGTAVTAIELSEASVTFGRGDRAVPALSKTSLRIADGEFVALVGPSGCGKSTILRLVSGLVQPTSGVVIVGGREVAARAMRVGMAFQNPTMLPWMTIERNIMLPLKIVEPFRSNFRRLRKTEFRDKANALLEQVGLKGFGNRYPWQLSGGMLQRANLCRALIHEPRMLLLDEPFGALDQFTREELWAILQNLWMTHKPTVLLVTHDLREAGFLASRICVMSARPGRILDDSRVEFARPRTVAMTFEPDFVALNQKLRAFIEDARSAAEQGAG
- a CDS encoding GntR family transcriptional regulator — encoded protein: MAARPTSKTSESSDKVSVICRALRRAIIEQALEPGAKLPEDSLGERFGVSRTIARHALGQLAAEGLVELRRNRIAVVATPSWQEARDAFDIRIELERLVVRQLAGKLTKPQIAELNAHVDAEDRARGGTDAVSIRLATEFHILLAQMTNSPILVRYVSEVAYRCCLTLSLYSRPHSTECAINEHRAIISALAKGDEAKVMDLMHHHLDSVANRALVAPTPQRGRDLLDILAPYADEVTSDRVVKLPKIARRG
- a CDS encoding nuclear transport factor 2 family protein, with the translated sequence MSTPAKAERPMTDAEIVEAYLTASMIPDPDAAAAYMKPGTVITFTGGREFDHPRGPTGFNAKRYRWVKKKMDRFDVCPGADETVVYSVGTLYGEWMDGTPFEGNRYVDRFVVRGGQIVKMDVWNDSAERILVQRGIEA
- a CDS encoding amidohydrolase family protein, translated to MTTQAAFDLIFRNALLRSSAAPVDIGVKSGHIAAIEPKLACEAVEIDLGGHLTLPGFVDTHIHLDKACLLGRCGHDHGSVSEAIRAVAGMKKDFTIKDVYTRGAKVLERAIVHGTTRMRTHVEIDPRIGLRGFEAVKALKRDYAWAIDLQLCVFPQEGLTNDPGAEELLVQALRDGGEAVGGCPYMDTDPNAHLARIFDLAQEFDVDVDLHLDFDLDPSWWHLDEVCRQTERRNYGGRVAIGHATKLSALPPERLKAATAQLAKAGVAVTVLPATDLYLMGREATHNAPRGLTLAHKLAGDGVLCSVATNNVLNPFTPFGDASLLRMANFYANVAHAAVSDFDTCLDLVTELPARLMNLGDYGIKVGNPADLVVLDTQDSRFAIAELPDVVMGFKRGRQTFERQRPALFRPEH